A genomic region of Desulfosarcina ovata subsp. ovata contains the following coding sequences:
- a CDS encoding electron transfer flavoprotein subunit beta/FixA family protein → MEILVCVKRVPDTAENEIEVNGSGSDIERDDLVYSVNEWDNYAVEEAIQIRDNVGGTVTVVTVGDDESEEVLRREMAMGADNGILLTDDAFEGSDGKGIATLLKAAVEKGKYDLILTGAQADDGAGQVGGMLAAMLDVPYASLVNKIEVNGDKLKVGREIEGGNQEMNEIAMPCVLSIQTGINEPRYVGIRGIRKVASVEIPELGAGDLGVDAGAVGAAAAKVKRVDYFVPELGEGAEMLEGSTEEIIAKLIEHLKAKGGLK, encoded by the coding sequence ATGGAGATTTTGGTATGCGTCAAACGGGTACCCGATACCGCCGAGAACGAGATCGAGGTCAACGGCTCGGGCAGCGATATAGAACGTGACGACCTGGTGTACTCGGTCAACGAATGGGACAACTACGCCGTGGAAGAGGCGATTCAGATCCGCGATAACGTGGGCGGTACGGTAACCGTGGTCACGGTGGGCGACGACGAGTCCGAAGAGGTGCTGCGCCGGGAGATGGCCATGGGCGCGGACAACGGGATTCTGTTGACCGACGACGCCTTCGAGGGCTCCGACGGCAAGGGCATCGCGACCCTGCTCAAGGCGGCGGTGGAGAAGGGCAAGTACGACCTGATCCTGACCGGCGCCCAGGCCGACGACGGCGCCGGCCAGGTGGGCGGCATGCTGGCGGCGATGCTGGACGTCCCCTATGCCTCGCTGGTGAACAAGATCGAGGTGAATGGCGACAAGCTGAAGGTGGGCCGGGAGATCGAAGGCGGCAACCAGGAGATGAACGAGATTGCCATGCCCTGCGTGCTGTCGATCCAGACGGGTATCAACGAGCCGCGCTACGTGGGTATCCGCGGCATCCGCAAGGTGGCCTCGGTGGAGATTCCCGAGCTTGGGGCCGGCGACCTGGGCGTGGACGCGGGCGCGGTGGGCGCGGCCGCCGCCAAGGTGAAACGGGTGGATTACTTCGTGCCCGAGCTGGGCGAGGGTGCCGAGATGCTCGAGGGCAGCACCGAAGAGATCATCGCCAAACTGATTGAACACCTGAAGGCCAAAGGAGGACTGAAATAA
- a CDS encoding cysteine hydrolase family protein, whose amino-acid sequence MSVHGGQTACADIAKRKMGKKEMREKPALLIIDMVKDTFDDAHPLPITPFGRQIIEPINGLIRGFRKQAWPVVFSTDAFHEDDFIFKGRMKPHSLAGTQGAEVIDELDRQPEDLWLPKPRFSAFFGTTLDEWLKARGVTLCAVAGLATNFCVLTTVMDALCHDFKAVFLEDCTATWSEEVHQQVLNNYRRNPLDPLLRVLSAQQLVDTLGMD is encoded by the coding sequence GTGTCGGTGCATGGCGGGCAAACCGCCTGCGCCGATATCGCAAAAAGAAAAATGGGAAAAAAAGAGATGCGTGAAAAACCGGCACTGCTGATTATCGACATGGTAAAGGATACCTTTGACGACGCCCATCCGCTCCCGATCACCCCGTTCGGGCGGCAGATCATTGAACCCATCAACGGGCTGATTCGCGGATTTCGCAAACAGGCCTGGCCCGTCGTTTTTTCGACCGATGCCTTTCATGAAGACGATTTTATCTTCAAAGGCCGCATGAAACCGCACTCCCTGGCCGGCACGCAAGGGGCCGAGGTGATCGATGAACTGGATCGTCAGCCCGAGGATCTCTGGCTGCCGAAGCCTCGTTTTTCCGCCTTTTTCGGGACAACGCTGGATGAATGGCTGAAAGCGCGTGGGGTTACCTTGTGTGCCGTGGCCGGGCTGGCGACCAATTTCTGTGTGCTGACCACGGTCATGGATGCCCTGTGCCACGATTTCAAGGCCGTTTTTCTTGAAGACTGCACGGCCACCTGGTCTGAAGAGGTCCACCAGCAGGTGCTCAACAATTATCGTCGCAACCCGTTGGATCCGCTCCTGCGCGTACTCAGCGCCCAGCAGTTGGTTGACACCCTTGGGATGGATTAG
- a CDS encoding ATP-binding protein, whose translation MAQEALLTELEDFLKRNRDTIVDEWVRRLHSSVGEKYSDRPIDELYKTVADAYDGNCSYLIDEDPSRIDRFIESITRLRLSAGFSLSSVQTAFELFREIVTPMFFQAFPSDICQDMTVRVNQCMAYVVQQHSELFQAMHEKTIREHNRELKWKVQRRTAELAESERKYKTLVEEINDGYVVVRDELIVFANPAFAKIHQWPQSEVVGHRFIDFVDPQSRDKIMSIYQRSMIIGKAVTSKAFEYMRLTRDGRSYPTEILARITHYDDHLATIAICRDITERVRMEKKVREAERMATIGQITASLSHEIRNPLSAIKLNLQVLKKNAMLRGNDERRLDISVQEVKRLERILQELLDFAKPLDLNPQPADIQVLMYHCTELLDEKFKQKFIRVRFEQDVAMPMVPLDAQRFQQAVMNLLFNAIDASPEGGTVRIAVGIVCRNGQRYAAIRVCDEGPGIPTELRGEILKPFFTTKTQGTGLGLTNTDRVAKEHGGWLEIDDTVSAGVAFTLMMPVGGH comes from the coding sequence ATGGCCCAGGAAGCCCTGCTCACGGAACTGGAAGACTTCCTTAAACGAAACCGCGATACGATTGTCGACGAATGGGTGCGGCGGTTGCACTCATCGGTTGGCGAAAAGTATTCCGATAGACCCATAGATGAACTATACAAAACCGTTGCAGATGCTTACGATGGAAACTGCAGTTACCTGATCGATGAGGATCCATCACGGATCGATCGATTCATCGAAAGCATCACCCGCCTTCGGCTCAGTGCCGGATTCTCCCTATCAAGCGTTCAGACCGCCTTCGAACTGTTTCGCGAAATCGTTACCCCCATGTTTTTCCAGGCGTTTCCATCCGATATCTGCCAGGACATGACGGTCAGGGTGAACCAATGTATGGCCTATGTGGTCCAGCAGCACAGTGAACTGTTCCAGGCCATGCATGAAAAAACCATTCGTGAGCATAACCGCGAACTGAAGTGGAAGGTTCAGCGCCGGACTGCCGAACTGGCTGAATCCGAGCGAAAATACAAAACCCTCGTGGAAGAGATTAACGACGGATATGTGGTGGTTCGGGACGAATTGATTGTTTTTGCCAATCCGGCATTTGCAAAAATTCACCAATGGCCGCAAAGCGAGGTCGTCGGACACCGGTTTATCGATTTTGTCGATCCGCAAAGCCGTGACAAGATCATGTCCATCTACCAGCGAAGCATGATTATTGGAAAAGCGGTGACGTCCAAAGCATTTGAATACATGCGGCTGACCCGTGACGGACGGAGCTACCCCACGGAAATTCTTGCACGGATCACCCACTATGACGACCATTTGGCCACCATCGCGATTTGCCGGGACATTACCGAACGCGTGAGAATGGAAAAAAAGGTCCGTGAGGCCGAGCGGATGGCCACCATCGGGCAGATAACGGCATCCCTTTCCCACGAGATCCGCAATCCCCTTTCCGCCATCAAGCTCAACCTGCAGGTGCTGAAGAAGAATGCCATGCTCAGGGGAAACGACGAGCGGCGCCTGGACATATCCGTTCAGGAGGTTAAACGGCTGGAGCGCATACTGCAGGAGTTGCTGGACTTTGCCAAACCTCTTGACCTTAATCCGCAACCGGCGGACATCCAGGTCCTCATGTATCATTGCACGGAACTGTTGGACGAAAAATTCAAGCAAAAATTCATTCGGGTGCGTTTTGAACAGGATGTGGCCATGCCCATGGTGCCCCTGGATGCACAACGGTTTCAGCAGGCGGTAATGAATTTGCTGTTCAATGCAATCGATGCATCACCCGAAGGCGGTACGGTCCGGATTGCCGTCGGCATCGTCTGTCGCAACGGCCAGCGCTATGCCGCCATCCGTGTTTGTGACGAGGGGCCGGGCATTCCGACGGAACTGAGGGGAGAGATCCTGAAACCGTTTTTTACCACCAAAACCCAGGGGACCGGGTTGGGGCTGACCAACACCGATCGGGTGGCCAAGGAGCATGGCGGTTGGCTGGAAATTGACGATACGGTTTCCGCGGGGGTCGCCTTTACGCTGATGATGCCCGTTGGAGGACATTGA
- a CDS encoding sodium:solute symporter family protein: MFAISVITAICLVSVFVGYLAFRRGFTRTPDDYFVAGSSLGYFVLIFSLLASFLSAFSMFGMSSLGYRTGFGALFVLTVNLVPLGFLWYYMHRKTFVLGRARGWMSMGGPFGERYGNGMRAVIPVVVLLASIPYLVAQVQGIGLMVEALSEKAIPYHMGLFFVPIFISFYLIMGGMKGAAWVNTIQGVFFSIMVFVLFFAVMAKNGGFVPTMQLVFDSHPDLFQLGAKGGKLWSYPMVFGFAAAMCLGCVCFPQPYMHAYSSRTVKGFKTMLLSFGGICLIIITMPTLIGIAATVIVPGLKGVQADKVYGIVASQTLPDLLAALAVAGGFTAAMSTVNGLVFGNATNLANDLLKLMVPNVDQKGLVNAARWSVAGIMAICVVISWNPNTPVAELSVLAFGTVAVTIFPLWGAYFWKRATASGALASTIIGLGMNIVFFIWGGKKMVLFPSDKLFQLNGFLAAFIVAGVVFFVVCLLTKPGKVEQKSLALFFHPALDGKLGGNAKQESSDREWVKA; the protein is encoded by the coding sequence ATGTTTGCCATCAGTGTGATTACCGCAATTTGTTTGGTTTCCGTGTTTGTCGGTTACCTGGCCTTCCGCCGTGGATTTACCCGTACGCCGGATGACTATTTTGTGGCCGGTTCCAGCCTCGGCTACTTTGTTTTGATTTTCAGCCTGCTGGCCTCGTTTCTGAGTGCCTTTTCCATGTTCGGCATGTCCAGCCTGGGCTACCGGACCGGCTTCGGCGCCCTGTTTGTCCTTACGGTCAACCTCGTTCCCTTAGGCTTCCTTTGGTATTACATGCATCGCAAGACCTTTGTGCTGGGGCGTGCGCGCGGCTGGATGTCCATGGGCGGTCCCTTTGGGGAGAGATACGGCAACGGTATGCGCGCCGTGATTCCGGTGGTAGTGCTGCTGGCCTCGATTCCCTATCTGGTCGCCCAGGTCCAGGGCATCGGGCTCATGGTGGAAGCGCTTAGCGAAAAAGCCATTCCCTACCATATGGGATTGTTCTTCGTGCCGATCTTCATCTCCTTCTACCTGATCATGGGCGGCATGAAGGGCGCCGCCTGGGTCAACACGATCCAGGGTGTCTTTTTCTCGATCATGGTGTTTGTGCTCTTTTTTGCCGTCATGGCCAAAAACGGCGGCTTCGTGCCGACCATGCAATTGGTATTCGATTCCCATCCAGATCTGTTTCAGTTGGGGGCCAAGGGGGGAAAACTGTGGAGCTACCCCATGGTATTCGGATTTGCCGCTGCCATGTGTCTGGGGTGTGTCTGTTTTCCCCAGCCATACATGCACGCCTACTCAAGCCGCACGGTCAAAGGGTTTAAAACCATGTTGCTGAGTTTCGGCGGTATCTGCCTGATCATCATCACCATGCCGACCCTGATCGGTATCGCTGCCACGGTCATCGTCCCCGGTCTCAAAGGCGTGCAGGCCGACAAGGTATACGGCATCGTGGCCTCCCAAACCCTGCCCGACCTGCTGGCGGCCCTGGCCGTGGCCGGCGGGTTCACCGCCGCCATGTCCACGGTCAACGGCCTGGTCTTCGGCAATGCCACCAACCTGGCCAACGACCTGCTCAAACTGATGGTTCCCAATGTCGATCAGAAAGGTCTGGTCAATGCCGCGCGCTGGTCGGTGGCCGGCATCATGGCCATCTGTGTGGTCATTTCCTGGAATCCGAACACGCCGGTGGCCGAATTGTCCGTGCTTGCCTTCGGTACCGTTGCCGTGACCATCTTTCCGCTGTGGGGGGCCTATTTCTGGAAACGGGCCACCGCCAGCGGCGCCTTGGCCAGCACCATCATCGGCCTGGGTATGAACATTGTCTTTTTTATCTGGGGCGGCAAAAAAATGGTCCTGTTTCCCAGCGACAAACTGTTTCAGCTGAACGGCTTCCTGGCTGCCTTTATCGTTGCCGGAGTGGTTTTCTTCGTCGTCTGCCTGTTGACCAAACCCGGCAAGGTCGAGCAGAAAAGCCTGGCCCTGTTTTTTCATCCTGCCCTGGATGGAAAACTGGGGGGCAACGCCAAGCAGGAAAGCTCCGATCGCGAGTGGGTGAAGGCCTGA
- a CDS encoding sigma-54-dependent transcriptional regulator, which translates to MSKVLVIDDEMPILESLEMFLSEKGYDVRTAASAAAGMAAFKSFAPDVVILDIRLPDSSGFEVLDGFNMSAEPPKVIMITAFHDMEAAITSMKRGAYDYIHKPLDADEIENAVEKAVRATEAERAAPASLDPVDATLDDVIIGKSKAILDVFKTMGILCQNDATALIQGETGTGKELIARVIHKNSKNQAEPFITLDCSAVVETLLESELFGHEKGAFTGAAQTKMGQIELAGRGTLFLDEIGELPLGIQGKLLGFLERREYLRVGGQFPQRAHCRILAATHRDLNQMVRDGQFRRDLFFRLNVIPLSVPPLRERLEDIPDLTHHFLNIIRRSMNKSHLRLQESAVAALMRHQWPGNVRELKNVITAAAIRSRSHVVLRESVDAVLAQQHTAADTIDTSPDLSSLEHQHILRVLRSVGWNRTHAARLLGISLPTLRSKIRKFGIDPSET; encoded by the coding sequence ATGTCCAAGGTATTGGTCATTGACGATGAAATGCCGATTCTAGAATCGTTGGAGATGTTTCTCAGCGAAAAGGGGTATGATGTCCGCACCGCCGCATCGGCGGCGGCAGGCATGGCAGCCTTTAAAAGTTTTGCTCCCGATGTGGTCATTCTCGATATCCGGTTGCCGGACAGTTCCGGATTTGAGGTGCTCGACGGGTTCAACATGTCGGCCGAGCCGCCGAAGGTGATCATGATCACCGCTTTCCATGACATGGAGGCGGCGATTACCTCGATGAAACGCGGGGCCTACGATTATATCCACAAACCCTTGGATGCCGACGAGATCGAGAACGCCGTGGAGAAAGCCGTGCGGGCAACCGAGGCGGAACGCGCCGCGCCGGCGTCCCTTGATCCGGTCGACGCCACCCTGGACGATGTCATCATCGGCAAAAGCAAGGCCATCCTCGATGTCTTCAAGACCATGGGGATTTTGTGCCAGAACGATGCCACGGCCTTGATTCAGGGGGAAACCGGTACGGGGAAGGAGCTGATTGCGCGGGTCATCCACAAAAACAGCAAGAATCAGGCGGAACCGTTTATTACCCTGGACTGCTCCGCGGTGGTGGAAACCCTTTTGGAAAGCGAACTCTTCGGCCATGAAAAAGGGGCCTTTACCGGTGCCGCCCAGACCAAGATGGGACAGATCGAACTGGCCGGCAGGGGAACCCTTTTTCTGGACGAAATCGGCGAACTGCCCCTTGGCATTCAGGGGAAACTGTTGGGATTTCTCGAACGCCGCGAATACCTCCGTGTGGGGGGGCAGTTTCCCCAGAGGGCCCATTGCCGGATTCTGGCGGCCACCCATCGCGACCTGAACCAGATGGTGCGTGATGGGCAGTTCCGCCGGGATCTGTTCTTCCGGCTGAACGTGATTCCACTCAGTGTCCCTCCGTTGCGCGAGCGCCTGGAGGATATTCCCGATCTCACCCATCATTTCCTCAATATCATCCGCCGGTCCATGAACAAATCGCATTTGCGACTGCAGGAAAGTGCCGTCGCCGCCCTGATGAGACATCAATGGCCCGGCAATGTCCGTGAACTGAAAAATGTGATCACGGCCGCCGCCATCCGTTCGCGGAGCCACGTGGTCCTGAGAGAGAGTGTGGATGCCGTTCTGGCGCAGCAGCACACAGCGGCCGATACCATCGATACCTCGCCTGACCTGTCGAGCCTCGAGCATCAGCATATCCTGCGGGTGCTGCGCAGCGTGGGTTGGAACCGAACCCATGCCGCTCGCCTGCTCGGAATCTCCCTGCCGACCCTGCGCAGCAAGATCCGTAAATTCGGAATCGATCCCTCGGAAACCTGA
- a CDS encoding benzoate-CoA ligase family protein encodes MDFTLNLPEQFNAADYFVDRNIREGRADKVAVLCEDRQLTYGQVQAGMNRVGNGLRSLGVRMEERVALLLLDTEVYPQAFFGSIKIGAVPICINTLMRPKDYAYFLNDSRARVLMVDQSLLGIINGVRSKLNFLEHVIVVGGTADETDLVFDTWVAGHSDALEAAPTTPDDACFWLYSSGSTGLPKGTVHLHHDMVYATETYGKQVLKVKETDVCFSAAKLFFAYGLGNGLYFPFSAGATTVYHPGRPTPDAMYSTIAKHRPTIYYAVPTLFGSMLVQDGALDGVRICVSAGEALPAEILKRWKERFGVGIMDGIGSTEISHIFISNREDDMRAGSTGKLVPGYEARIVDDDLNDVAEGDVGTLLIKGDSIAAYYWNKHEKTKKTMLGDWINTDDKFFRDEDGYFFYVGRSNDMLKVGGIWVSPIEVEACIMEHASVLECAVVGAPDKENLIKPKAYVVLKDNFEPGEELSKEIKEYVKKALAHYKYPRWIEFVDELPKTATGKIKRFMLKDQATQTAA; translated from the coding sequence ATGGATTTTACGTTGAACCTGCCAGAACAATTCAATGCTGCCGATTATTTTGTGGATCGCAATATCCGCGAGGGACGTGCCGACAAGGTGGCCGTTCTCTGCGAGGATCGCCAACTGACATACGGCCAGGTCCAGGCGGGAATGAACCGGGTGGGAAACGGGCTGCGGTCCCTGGGCGTGCGCATGGAGGAACGGGTGGCCTTGCTGCTGCTCGATACCGAAGTCTATCCTCAGGCCTTCTTCGGTTCCATTAAAATCGGTGCCGTGCCGATCTGCATCAATACCCTGATGCGTCCCAAGGACTATGCCTATTTTCTCAATGACAGCCGGGCGCGGGTGCTGATGGTGGATCAGAGCCTGCTGGGGATCATTAACGGCGTCCGTTCGAAACTCAACTTCCTCGAACATGTGATCGTGGTCGGTGGCACGGCCGACGAGACCGATCTGGTCTTCGATACCTGGGTTGCCGGTCATTCCGACGCGCTGGAAGCGGCGCCGACCACGCCGGACGATGCCTGCTTCTGGCTTTACAGTTCCGGTTCCACAGGTTTGCCCAAAGGCACCGTACACCTCCATCACGATATGGTTTACGCTACGGAAACCTACGGCAAACAGGTACTGAAAGTGAAGGAGACGGACGTTTGCTTTTCCGCGGCCAAGCTGTTTTTTGCCTACGGGTTGGGCAATGGCCTTTACTTCCCATTCAGCGCGGGCGCAACAACGGTTTATCACCCGGGGCGGCCGACCCCCGACGCCATGTACAGCACCATTGCCAAGCACCGCCCGACCATTTATTATGCCGTACCCACCCTGTTCGGCAGCATGTTGGTTCAGGATGGCGCACTGGACGGGGTGCGCATCTGTGTCTCGGCGGGTGAAGCCCTGCCTGCGGAGATCCTGAAGCGTTGGAAAGAGCGTTTCGGTGTCGGGATCATGGACGGCATCGGTTCGACGGAAATTTCGCATATTTTCATCTCCAACCGGGAAGACGACATGCGTGCCGGTTCCACGGGTAAACTGGTCCCCGGATACGAGGCCCGCATCGTGGACGATGACTTAAACGACGTTGCCGAAGGCGATGTCGGCACCCTGCTGATCAAAGGCGACAGTATTGCCGCCTATTACTGGAACAAACACGAAAAGACCAAAAAAACCATGCTGGGTGACTGGATCAATACCGATGACAAATTTTTCCGTGATGAAGATGGTTACTTTTTTTATGTCGGACGTTCCAACGATATGCTCAAGGTCGGCGGCATCTGGGTGTCTCCCATCGAAGTGGAGGCCTGTATCATGGAGCACGCCAGTGTTCTGGAATGCGCCGTGGTGGGGGCGCCGGACAAGGAGAATCTTATCAAACCCAAAGCTTATGTGGTCCTTAAGGATAATTTCGAGCCCGGCGAGGAGCTTTCCAAGGAGATTAAGGAATATGTGAAGAAGGCGTTGGCCCACTACAAGTATCCCCGCTGGATCGAGTTTGTTGACGAACTTCCCAAAACGGCGACTGGAAAAATCAAGCGCTTTATGTTAAAGGACCAAGCCACGCAGACAGCAGCATAA
- a CDS encoding (Fe-S)-binding protein, which yields MQPALIAPAEYVFLFIPTVLFSLLIPVVGIAVFTYIMALRAAPLVKAAPDKRFDRIPQRIFNVFKIWLGQYRQPRYRVAGVVHIIIFAGFLVLSVRSTSLVIIGLSEDFVLPGFGGVIGDIYNVLKDYAATAVLVACCIAAWRRAVVKPERYKVPAKYGHDHTAEALFVLGLISTLMISESLFEASSVAANAQSGLHAEFLAPLSLVWLFKNFLMFSSEGTLQAIHIIAYYIHDLTFFFFLCFLPLGKHFHVITSIFNVFFMRIDRGNIKPVRHGIKAEELDDLESFGVKKIEDFTWKHLLDFYSCADCGRCSDNCPANAVGRPLSPRFISIKGRDTLFKNYPIYPYGSPFKKSEPLIGTVYEEDEIWSCTTCGACEQECPIGIEYIDKIVDLRRGMVDEGMVPQSLQKPLKALEKRGNPWGKMEKKRAEWTKDLPEGVTVKDLTKDSAETLYFVDSITSYDDRMQDLGRATATILSRAGADFGILGKAEKDAGNEIRRFGEEMLFQTMKEMNTDAITDSGVKQIVTADPHAYNVLKNDYSGLPPVEHISQFITRSVRSGALKLTGANGDGKVYTYHDPCYLGRHNDVYEDPREALDAIAGLKRVEMERSRDRSFCCGGGGLMLFYEPEEEQRMGVLRVEMAAKAGANVIVTACPFCLVNMEDAIKVAGLEGQMEAIDLSELIASHLA from the coding sequence ATGCAGCCTGCGTTGATCGCTCCAGCCGAGTATGTCTTTCTTTTTATCCCCACGGTCCTTTTTTCATTACTGATACCTGTCGTGGGGATTGCCGTATTCACCTACATCATGGCCCTGCGTGCGGCCCCGTTGGTCAAAGCAGCCCCGGACAAGCGTTTTGACCGCATCCCGCAGCGTATTTTCAATGTGTTCAAGATCTGGCTGGGCCAGTACCGCCAGCCGCGTTACCGCGTTGCCGGCGTGGTTCACATCATCATCTTCGCCGGGTTTCTGGTGCTGAGCGTCCGGTCGACGTCACTGGTGATCATCGGCCTGTCCGAGGATTTTGTGCTGCCCGGGTTTGGCGGCGTCATCGGCGACATTTACAATGTTCTCAAGGATTACGCGGCCACGGCCGTGTTGGTGGCCTGCTGCATCGCCGCCTGGCGCCGGGCCGTGGTCAAGCCGGAGAGGTACAAAGTGCCGGCCAAGTACGGCCATGATCACACGGCCGAGGCGCTGTTTGTACTGGGCCTGATCTCGACCCTGATGATTTCCGAGAGCCTGTTCGAGGCCAGCAGCGTGGCGGCCAACGCCCAGTCGGGGCTGCACGCCGAGTTCCTGGCGCCCCTGAGCTTGGTCTGGTTGTTCAAGAATTTTCTGATGTTCTCCTCGGAAGGGACCCTGCAGGCGATCCACATCATCGCCTACTATATTCACGACTTGACCTTCTTCTTTTTCCTCTGTTTTTTGCCTCTGGGCAAGCACTTTCACGTGATCACCTCGATATTCAACGTCTTTTTCATGCGTATCGACCGGGGGAACATCAAACCGGTGCGTCACGGCATCAAGGCGGAGGAACTGGACGACCTGGAATCCTTCGGGGTGAAAAAGATCGAAGATTTTACCTGGAAGCATCTTCTGGATTTTTATTCGTGTGCCGACTGCGGGCGCTGCTCGGACAACTGCCCGGCCAACGCCGTGGGGCGGCCCCTGTCGCCGCGTTTCATTTCCATCAAGGGGCGCGACACGCTTTTCAAGAACTACCCCATCTACCCGTACGGATCGCCGTTCAAGAAGAGTGAACCCTTGATCGGCACGGTCTACGAGGAGGACGAGATCTGGTCATGCACGACCTGCGGGGCGTGTGAGCAGGAGTGTCCCATCGGCATCGAGTATATCGACAAGATCGTGGATCTGCGCCGCGGCATGGTGGACGAGGGGATGGTTCCCCAGAGCCTGCAGAAGCCGCTTAAGGCCCTTGAGAAGCGTGGCAACCCGTGGGGCAAGATGGAGAAGAAACGCGCCGAATGGACCAAGGATCTTCCCGAGGGTGTGACGGTGAAGGACCTGACCAAGGATTCGGCCGAGACGTTGTACTTTGTGGACAGCATCACCAGCTATGACGACCGCATGCAGGATCTGGGGCGGGCTACGGCGACGATCCTTTCGCGCGCCGGTGCGGACTTCGGTATCCTGGGCAAGGCCGAGAAGGACGCGGGCAACGAGATCCGGCGCTTCGGCGAAGAGATGCTCTTTCAGACCATGAAGGAGATGAACACCGATGCGATCACAGACAGCGGTGTCAAGCAGATCGTCACGGCCGACCCGCACGCCTACAACGTGCTGAAGAACGACTACAGCGGGCTGCCGCCGGTGGAGCACATCAGCCAGTTTATCACCCGCAGCGTGCGATCGGGCGCTCTGAAGCTAACCGGCGCCAATGGGGACGGCAAGGTTTACACCTATCACGATCCCTGCTACCTGGGCCGCCACAACGACGTCTACGAGGATCCGCGGGAGGCGCTGGACGCCATTGCCGGTTTGAAGCGGGTGGAGATGGAGCGCAGCCGTGACCGTTCGTTCTGTTGCGGCGGCGGCGGGCTGATGCTGTTCTACGAACCCGAAGAGGAACAGCGCATGGGCGTTTTGCGAGTGGAGATGGCGGCCAAGGCCGGTGCCAACGTGATCGTGACGGCGTGCCCCTTCTGCCTGGTGAATATGGAGGATGCCATCAAGGTGGCCGGCCTGGAAGGGCAGATGGAGGCCATCGATCTGTCGGAGCTGATCGCAAGCCACCTGGCGTAA
- a CDS encoding DUF997 domain-containing protein: MKDKSDWKRRVFLAVFCVLTVFCWCPIGYGSYGPASLVWGMPNWAVTALLIGVFLFFLEMFYLFGTRLTLNDDQLPDVIKALREDIQ; encoded by the coding sequence ATGAAGGACAAATCGGATTGGAAAAGACGTGTTTTTCTGGCGGTGTTCTGCGTACTCACCGTTTTCTGCTGGTGCCCCATCGGTTACGGGTCCTATGGACCGGCATCGTTGGTCTGGGGAATGCCCAACTGGGCGGTTACCGCACTGCTAATCGGGGTATTCCTGTTTTTCCTGGAGATGTTTTACCTCTTCGGGACCCGGCTGACCCTCAACGACGATCAGCTGCCGGACGTGATCAAAGCCCTGCGAGAAGACATCCAATAA
- a CDS encoding electron transfer flavoprotein subunit alpha/FixB family protein encodes MADIYAYINHKNGVADDSALELIEAAKKIDAGAAVTAIVTGSGSELDQVADAVAATYPKVLKFNADALAYPNAEVVRKLLVNVLPADAILLVAHDTFGMDLSPGLSIKLDSAFVSDVADIEGVDGSTLKAIRQEYSGMVSTHVTCDISAGAVINVRPGCFAPDESQSAGGTVEDKSGDAGDLSTGRTFLEVVEAEVGDVDITKSDVLVSVGRGIEDEENIEIAQELADAMGAVVSCSRPIVDAKWLEKSRQVGTSGQTVKPKVYMACGISGSFQHMGGIKGSPFIVAINKNVKAPIFQVADVGIEADILEFLPELTEAIGEL; translated from the coding sequence ATGGCTGACATCTACGCATATATCAATCACAAGAACGGCGTGGCCGACGATTCGGCCCTGGAACTGATCGAGGCCGCCAAAAAGATCGACGCTGGCGCGGCGGTAACCGCCATCGTGACCGGATCGGGCAGCGAACTGGACCAGGTGGCCGATGCCGTGGCCGCGACCTATCCCAAAGTACTTAAGTTCAATGCCGATGCCCTGGCCTATCCCAATGCCGAGGTGGTGCGCAAACTGCTGGTCAATGTGCTGCCCGCGGATGCGATCCTGCTGGTGGCCCACGACACCTTCGGCATGGACCTCTCCCCGGGCCTCTCCATCAAACTGGATTCGGCCTTTGTTTCCGACGTGGCCGACATCGAGGGCGTCGACGGCAGCACCTTGAAGGCGATCCGCCAGGAATACTCGGGCATGGTGAGCACCCACGTGACCTGCGACATTTCCGCCGGTGCGGTGATCAACGTGCGTCCGGGCTGTTTCGCGCCGGACGAGAGCCAGTCCGCCGGGGGCACGGTGGAGGACAAGTCCGGTGACGCCGGCGATCTTTCCACGGGACGCACCTTCCTGGAAGTCGTGGAAGCCGAAGTCGGCGACGTGGACATCACCAAATCGGACGTGCTGGTCTCCGTGGGCCGCGGGATCGAAGACGAGGAGAACATCGAGATCGCCCAGGAACTGGCCGACGCCATGGGCGCGGTGGTTTCCTGCTCGCGTCCCATCGTGGACGCCAAATGGCTGGAGAAATCCCGCCAGGTGGGAACCAGTGGCCAGACGGTCAAGCCCAAGGTGTACATGGCCTGCGGGATCTCCGGCAGCTTCCAGCACATGGGCGGGATCAAGGGCTCGCCGTTCATCGTGGCGATCAACAAGAACGTCAAGGCCCCGATCTTCCAGGTGGCCGACGTGGGCATCGAGGCCGACATCCTCGAATTTCTGCCCGAGCTGACCGAGGCGATCGGCGAGCTCTAA